In one Mycobacteroides chelonae genomic region, the following are encoded:
- a CDS encoding MMPL family transporter, translating into MLTALSRVIIRAPKRVLLGVVLLTVLAAGFGANVAEHLGTAGFQDPHSSSARGMRLLTEKFGQGDMDLMLVVRVPGDVRDPAVAAAGANLVRTVRDSPHIAAVSSPWDTSPQAESLISRDRKTALVVAQVLGGENSAPKYADAVAHEVVGERDGLTVLAGGTAMVASEINEQSEKDLVTAEAIALPLSFLALIWVFGGLFAALLPLVVGVMAILSTFGLLRGITIFADVSVFALELTTAMGLALAIDYTLLLVSRYREEHIRLGDRDEALRNAVVTAGRTILFSACTVFLAVGALAVFPMYFLRSMAYAGCGVVALAGLYAVVVAPTLIKLLGDRIESLNIRKLVRHKVETKEVKQSLLYSTASFAMRHAIPCALVVVVVLLVLGAPFVRARFGLPDDRVLPTSAQSRQVGDLLRTEFPRNDAMATSVVIPDARTLAADEIAGYAAELSKVSGVVAVSAPGGSYVQGHAAGPPQSPTGFKDGSVWLSVVIEDPSSDSKSRQELDRLRTVPVPRGAEALFTGPQQLNQDSVDEIVRLLPVVLILVAATTFLLIFLLTGSLLLPLKALVLNTLSLSATLGALVWVFQEGHLGGLGTTATGTLVADVLVFLFATAFGLSMDYEVFLLSRIREHWLASPQRTEDNAEAVALGIAGAGRVITAAATLMVIVFVGLSSGQVSFMRMIGVGLAVAVVVDATLVRMVLVPAVMKLAGRWNWWAPASLVRLHAKVGLREG; encoded by the coding sequence GTGCTTACCGCGCTATCCCGCGTGATCATCAGAGCGCCCAAGCGGGTGCTACTCGGCGTTGTCTTGTTGACCGTGCTCGCCGCGGGGTTCGGCGCCAACGTTGCCGAACATCTGGGTACCGCCGGCTTCCAAGACCCGCATTCTTCCTCTGCGCGCGGAATGAGGCTTCTCACCGAAAAGTTCGGTCAAGGCGATATGGATCTGATGCTCGTGGTCCGTGTCCCCGGTGATGTCCGGGACCCGGCGGTCGCAGCGGCGGGTGCGAACCTGGTGCGCACCGTGCGAGATTCCCCGCATATCGCCGCGGTCTCATCTCCCTGGGACACCTCGCCGCAGGCCGAGAGCTTGATCAGTAGGGACCGAAAGACGGCGCTGGTAGTCGCGCAGGTCCTTGGCGGGGAGAACAGCGCGCCAAAGTATGCAGATGCGGTGGCCCACGAGGTTGTCGGTGAGCGCGACGGTCTTACGGTGTTGGCCGGCGGCACGGCGATGGTGGCCTCGGAGATCAACGAACAGTCAGAGAAGGACCTGGTCACGGCCGAGGCCATTGCCTTGCCATTGTCGTTCCTCGCACTCATCTGGGTGTTCGGTGGTTTGTTCGCCGCGCTGCTACCGCTCGTTGTGGGTGTCATGGCAATCCTAAGCACCTTTGGATTGCTCAGGGGTATAACGATTTTCGCTGATGTATCCGTCTTTGCGCTCGAACTCACCACGGCCATGGGTTTGGCCCTCGCGATCGACTACACGTTGCTGCTCGTGAGCCGGTATCGGGAGGAACACATCCGGCTCGGGGATCGCGATGAAGCCTTACGCAACGCGGTGGTCACGGCCGGGCGCACGATCCTGTTCTCGGCCTGCACGGTTTTCCTCGCGGTGGGCGCGTTGGCGGTCTTCCCGATGTACTTCCTGCGCTCGATGGCGTATGCGGGCTGCGGTGTGGTTGCCCTTGCCGGCCTCTACGCCGTTGTCGTGGCACCGACGTTGATCAAGCTCCTCGGTGACCGAATTGAATCGCTGAATATACGTAAACTCGTGCGGCACAAGGTAGAAACTAAGGAAGTCAAGCAAAGTCTCCTGTATTCGACTGCCTCTTTCGCGATGCGTCATGCGATTCCGTGCGCTCTGGTGGTCGTGGTGGTGTTGCTTGTTCTCGGGGCGCCGTTCGTTCGCGCGCGTTTCGGGCTGCCCGACGATCGGGTGCTTCCGACGAGTGCTCAGTCGCGACAGGTTGGTGATCTACTGCGCACAGAGTTCCCTCGCAACGACGCGATGGCCACGTCGGTTGTGATCCCGGACGCGCGGACCCTTGCCGCTGACGAGATCGCCGGTTATGCCGCCGAGCTATCGAAAGTATCTGGTGTCGTTGCGGTCTCGGCTCCCGGTGGCTCATACGTCCAGGGGCATGCTGCCGGTCCGCCGCAGTCCCCGACCGGGTTCAAGGACGGCAGCGTATGGCTTTCGGTGGTGATCGAAGATCCGTCGTCCGACTCGAAGTCCCGACAGGAACTCGACCGGCTGAGGACGGTTCCCGTACCGCGTGGTGCCGAGGCCCTGTTCACGGGTCCTCAACAGCTGAACCAGGATTCGGTGGACGAGATTGTCCGTCTCTTGCCGGTGGTGCTGATCCTCGTTGCGGCAACGACTTTCCTACTGATCTTCCTGCTCACAGGCAGTCTGCTGCTTCCGCTGAAGGCTCTGGTGCTCAATACGTTGTCGTTGTCGGCCACGCTCGGTGCGTTGGTGTGGGTGTTCCAGGAAGGGCATCTTGGGGGACTCGGAACCACGGCGACCGGCACGCTGGTAGCGGATGTGTTGGTGTTCTTGTTCGCGACAGCATTCGGTTTGTCCATGGACTACGAGGTGTTCCTGTTGTCTCGTATCCGCGAACACTGGCTCGCGTCGCCGCAGCGCACTGAGGACAACGCCGAGGCAGTAGCCCTGGGCATAGCGGGCGCTGGACGAGTGATCACCGCGGCCGCCACCCTGATGGTGATTGTCTTCGTGGGGCTGAGTAGCGGTCAAGTGTCCTTCATGCGAATGATTGGAGTGGGCTTGGCAGTGGCGGTTGTCGTAGACGCGACGCTCGTCCGCATGGTGTTAGTGCCGGCGGTTATGAAGTTGGCAGGCAGATGGAATTGGTGGGCTCCTGCGTCGCTGGTGAGACTCCATGCCAAGGTGGGCCTTAGAGAGGGTTGA
- a CDS encoding alpha/beta hydrolase: MPRYYRDQHAWKDLQMLLPERLRLDESTAPHEEFWDWRGNQVHLDRYPNPAAPVKVVLLHGVGTNGRQMSLILGAPLAGRGFETIAIDNLGYGLTDVAPGSVPGYGDWVDLVVDYLEYERRRDVRPIVLYGLSAGGMLAYHVAAKAPRDTVRGVIGMTFLDQRVREVADGTAHDLLTARVGVPFLRLAAKTPARRVRYPMWLAAKMSTLANSRAAMKIFMKDRTSAANWVSVKFLAEYMSYAPAVEPADFDVCPILLTQPDEDRWTPYEFSRPVLDPITKVPVTVVPLEQAGHYPLEDPGLKQLEDAAVGFIRAVAG, translated from the coding sequence ATGCCTCGTTACTACCGCGACCAGCACGCGTGGAAAGACCTCCAGATGCTCCTTCCCGAGCGGCTGCGCCTGGACGAGTCGACGGCACCGCACGAGGAGTTCTGGGACTGGCGTGGCAACCAGGTGCACCTGGACCGGTACCCCAATCCCGCGGCACCGGTGAAGGTGGTGCTGCTGCACGGCGTCGGCACCAACGGCCGTCAGATGTCGCTGATCCTCGGTGCGCCGTTAGCGGGCAGGGGCTTCGAGACCATCGCGATCGACAATCTCGGCTACGGGCTCACTGATGTGGCACCGGGTTCGGTACCGGGATACGGCGACTGGGTGGACCTGGTTGTCGACTATCTGGAGTACGAACGCCGCCGCGACGTGCGACCCATCGTGCTGTACGGGCTGAGCGCCGGCGGGATGCTCGCCTACCACGTCGCGGCCAAGGCGCCGCGTGACACGGTGCGCGGAGTCATCGGCATGACGTTCCTGGACCAGCGAGTTCGTGAGGTGGCCGACGGCACCGCCCACGACCTGCTCACCGCACGCGTCGGGGTACCTTTTCTGCGGCTCGCCGCCAAGACACCGGCCCGGCGGGTGCGCTACCCCATGTGGCTGGCCGCGAAGATGAGCACACTGGCGAACAGCCGAGCAGCGATGAAGATCTTCATGAAGGACCGCACGTCCGCCGCCAACTGGGTCAGCGTGAAGTTCCTGGCCGAGTACATGAGCTACGCACCCGCCGTCGAACCCGCCGATTTCGATGTCTGTCCCATCCTCCTCACCCAGCCCGACGAAGACCGATGGACCCCTTACGAATTCAGTCGGCCGGTACTGGACCCCATCACCAAGGTTCCGGTGACCGTGGTGCCGCTAGAACAGGCCGGGCACTATCCGCTGGAGGATCCTGGACTGAAGCAACTGGAGGATGCGGCGGTCGGATTCATCCGCGCCGTCGCAGGCTGA
- a CDS encoding DUF1361 domain-containing protein: MTEARRAVLVLSLVATSLLTFLLGVTDPAAPLFYPTRFLIWNLFLAWLPVFAALAFSAVRRKIWLIPIGLVWLAFLPNAPYLVTDLVHLIDGIAFWRHVLQYGVAAWTGIILGVVSLRLVHRRIQRDFGIVTGWIVVVVSVGLCAIGVVIGRFQRWNSWDLIHRPGAVAASTLEWVSSPFAFVAHTGVAVAVAAFFGLAYLTVWSLSAPDENSEKVRLPTNAAKVPV, from the coding sequence ATGACCGAAGCCCGACGTGCCGTGCTGGTTCTCTCGCTGGTCGCAACCAGTCTGTTGACCTTCCTGCTCGGGGTCACCGATCCGGCGGCTCCCCTGTTCTACCCCACCCGGTTCCTCATCTGGAATCTGTTCCTGGCGTGGCTGCCCGTCTTCGCGGCACTGGCATTCTCTGCCGTCCGGCGCAAGATCTGGCTGATACCGATTGGCTTGGTGTGGCTCGCATTCTTGCCCAACGCACCGTATCTGGTCACCGATCTGGTGCACCTCATCGACGGCATCGCATTCTGGCGTCATGTGCTGCAGTACGGCGTCGCGGCCTGGACCGGGATCATCCTCGGCGTGGTCTCACTGCGTTTGGTGCACCGGCGAATTCAGCGTGATTTCGGCATTGTCACCGGGTGGATAGTCGTCGTCGTCTCGGTCGGGCTGTGCGCGATAGGAGTCGTGATCGGCCGCTTCCAGCGCTGGAACTCCTGGGACCTGATTCACCGTCCCGGCGCGGTCGCCGCGAGCACCTTGGAATGGGTCAGCTCTCCGTTCGCGTTTGTGGCCCACACCGGTGTGGCCGTGGCGGTCGCCGCGTTCTTCGGGCTGGCCTACCTGACCGTGTGGTCGCTATCGGCTCCCGACGAGAATTCCGAAAAGGTCCGGTTGCCAACAAATGCTGCAAAGGTGCCCGTCTGA
- a CDS encoding AAA family ATPase, with product MARVLVTGMSGTGKSTLLAELARRGFRTVDTDYDGWTLSDGGWDAVRMAALLSRYPDVVVSGTVDNQVDFYDSFGHVVLLSVPLEVAIARVSSRTDNPYGRTEIERAEIARYTDEVEPLLRQSATVELDGRLSVAELAERVGALAR from the coding sequence GTGGCGCGGGTGTTGGTGACGGGCATGTCGGGAACAGGGAAGAGCACGCTGCTCGCGGAGCTGGCGCGTCGCGGATTTCGGACCGTCGACACCGACTACGACGGCTGGACACTGTCTGACGGCGGCTGGGACGCTGTCAGGATGGCGGCGCTGCTGAGCCGGTATCCGGATGTCGTTGTGTCCGGAACCGTGGACAACCAGGTGGACTTCTACGACAGCTTCGGCCACGTGGTGCTGCTCAGCGTGCCGTTGGAGGTTGCCATCGCACGGGTGAGCTCTCGTACCGACAACCCCTACGGTCGAACCGAAATCGAGCGTGCCGAGATCGCCCGGTACACCGACGAGGTGGAGCCGCTGCTGCGCCAGAGCGCCACCGTGGAATTGGATGGGCGCCTTTCCGTGGCCGAGCTGGCCGAACGCGTCGGGGCATTGGCGCGGTGA
- a CDS encoding molybdopterin-dependent oxidoreductase: MEQAARRIIAGLIAAGAALAAGQLTAAAVAPDSAPFFAVGNMVVDHAPAAIREWVIGVFGTSDKAVLFACLSAIIALLAATAGLVERERRYGSALIAVLGVVGALAAVTRPTGAFTWIWPSVIAAVAGVLVLRALVGRADGQDAPDRRKFFGAAAVFALGSAGAYWLGNRWSKGAVVAEERRDAVLPAPVAPAPPLPDGINVKGAAPYITGNADFYRIDTALRVPQLTTAEWQLNIHGMVDRPRILTWSDLHAMAATERAVTLTCVSNEIGGDLIGNAMWTGFPIKAILESVGVHGDADMLLSKSADGWTAGTPLDVLTDGRDAILAVAMNGTPLPVEHGYPVRQVVPGLYGYVSATKWVVDWEITRFDTARAYWTVRGWSARGPIKTGCRIDTPRTGGRLGTGAQIVAGTAWAQHRGITKVEVQIDDGPWQPATLAPEYSVDTWRQWWFGWQATPGEHIITARATDGTGAVQTDQIASPVPDGATGYPKRLVTVAA, from the coding sequence ATGGAGCAGGCAGCACGACGGATCATCGCGGGCCTTATCGCTGCGGGCGCCGCGCTGGCGGCCGGACAACTGACCGCCGCGGCCGTCGCACCGGATTCCGCACCCTTTTTCGCGGTCGGGAACATGGTCGTCGACCACGCCCCGGCGGCCATACGCGAATGGGTGATCGGGGTCTTCGGTACCTCCGACAAAGCCGTGTTGTTCGCGTGCCTGTCCGCGATCATCGCCCTACTCGCGGCAACCGCCGGTCTCGTGGAGCGAGAACGACGGTATGGCTCGGCGCTTATCGCGGTGCTCGGTGTCGTCGGCGCATTGGCTGCGGTAACCCGGCCGACCGGGGCGTTCACCTGGATCTGGCCATCAGTGATCGCGGCCGTGGCCGGAGTGCTCGTGCTGCGAGCCCTGGTGGGCCGCGCCGATGGCCAGGACGCGCCCGACCGACGCAAATTCTTCGGAGCAGCAGCGGTTTTCGCCCTCGGATCAGCGGGCGCCTATTGGCTCGGCAACCGCTGGAGCAAGGGTGCCGTCGTCGCCGAGGAACGCCGCGACGCGGTACTGCCCGCACCCGTCGCGCCCGCTCCGCCGCTGCCCGACGGCATCAACGTCAAAGGTGCGGCCCCCTACATCACCGGTAATGCGGACTTCTACCGCATCGACACGGCGCTGCGAGTGCCCCAGCTGACCACCGCCGAGTGGCAGCTCAATATTCACGGCATGGTCGACCGCCCGCGCATCCTGACGTGGTCAGATCTGCACGCCATGGCGGCAACGGAACGCGCCGTCACCTTGACCTGCGTCTCCAACGAGATCGGCGGAGATTTGATCGGCAACGCGATGTGGACCGGCTTTCCCATCAAGGCGATCTTGGAATCCGTTGGAGTCCACGGTGATGCAGACATGCTGTTGTCGAAGAGCGCCGACGGCTGGACGGCCGGCACCCCACTGGATGTACTCACCGATGGCCGTGACGCCATCTTGGCCGTTGCGATGAACGGGACACCACTTCCCGTCGAGCACGGATACCCGGTCCGGCAGGTGGTGCCCGGGCTGTACGGCTACGTGTCCGCGACCAAGTGGGTTGTCGACTGGGAGATCACCCGATTCGACACCGCACGGGCGTACTGGACCGTTCGCGGCTGGTCGGCGCGAGGCCCCATCAAGACGGGATGTCGCATCGACACGCCCCGAACGGGCGGCCGCCTGGGCACAGGTGCTCAGATCGTGGCGGGCACGGCGTGGGCCCAGCATCGGGGCATCACCAAGGTGGAAGTACAGATCGACGACGGCCCCTGGCAGCCCGCAACGCTTGCTCCCGAGTACTCGGTCGACACATGGCGGCAATGGTGGTTCGGTTGGCAGGCGACGCCGGGTGAACACATCATCACCGCACGCGCCACCGACGGCACCGGAGCGGTGCAGACCGATCAGATCGCGTCCCCCGTACCCGATGGGGCGACGGGATATCCGAAACGGCTTGTCACGGTGGCGGCCTGA
- a CDS encoding NDMA-dependent alcohol dehydrogenase → MTSYRRSHASVIRSVPGEFEPCVVEVEDPRPGEIMVRMAAVGLCHSDDHIATGDFPVEMLPMCGGHEGAGVVEKVGDGTTQFAVGDHVVLTFLPACGRCLWCSRGMQQLCDAGAYALTGSRFDDPTSYRLRLDGQPCGQQLGLSAFSEYTTVSVQSAYKVPKELPLNRLCLLGCAMGTGWGTAVNAAAVKPGQTVIVMGLGGVGAAAVQGAARSGAANVLLVDPVAYKREAAKTFGATEVFASMEEAADRARSYTNGQGADATMITVGRMEPGDLTAAVDSIRKGGTVAMTSMGAFRPEDVSLDLSMVTLMQKTIKGVIYGNWSPFEAVPTMLALYASGELKTDEMVTRTYALDEIAQGYRDMKQGKNIRSIVEFG, encoded by the coding sequence ATGACGTCCTATCGTCGTTCTCACGCTTCGGTGATACGCAGCGTGCCAGGGGAATTCGAGCCCTGCGTGGTAGAGGTCGAAGATCCGCGACCCGGCGAGATCATGGTCCGGATGGCCGCGGTCGGTCTGTGTCACTCCGACGATCACATCGCTACCGGAGACTTCCCGGTGGAGATGCTGCCGATGTGTGGGGGTCACGAGGGCGCCGGCGTTGTGGAGAAGGTTGGCGATGGCACAACACAATTCGCCGTCGGAGACCATGTGGTGCTGACGTTTCTGCCCGCCTGCGGCCGCTGCCTGTGGTGTTCGCGCGGCATGCAGCAGCTCTGCGATGCCGGTGCCTATGCGCTCACCGGATCCAGATTCGACGACCCCACCAGCTACCGGCTGCGTCTCGACGGGCAGCCGTGTGGGCAGCAGCTGGGGCTCTCGGCGTTCAGCGAGTACACCACCGTATCGGTTCAGTCCGCGTACAAGGTTCCCAAAGAGCTTCCGTTGAATCGGTTGTGTCTGTTGGGATGTGCGATGGGCACCGGATGGGGTACCGCCGTCAACGCCGCCGCGGTCAAGCCCGGGCAGACGGTGATCGTCATGGGCCTGGGTGGAGTCGGTGCCGCCGCGGTCCAGGGGGCCGCGCGTTCAGGAGCGGCGAATGTTCTGCTGGTCGACCCGGTGGCGTACAAGCGTGAGGCGGCAAAAACATTCGGCGCGACTGAGGTGTTCGCCTCGATGGAGGAAGCCGCCGATCGGGCCCGCTCCTACACCAACGGACAGGGCGCGGACGCCACCATGATCACGGTGGGCCGGATGGAGCCGGGCGATCTCACGGCCGCTGTGGACTCCATCCGTAAGGGCGGCACGGTGGCGATGACCAGCATGGGCGCCTTCCGTCCCGAGGATGTGTCACTGGATCTGAGCATGGTCACGTTGATGCAGAAGACGATCAAGGGCGTTATCTACGGGAACTGGAGCCCGTTTGAGGCAGTGCCCACCATGCTGGCGCTCTATGCCAGCGGTGAACTCAAGACGGACGAGATGGTGACCCGCACCTATGCCCTTGACGAGATCGCTCAGGGATATCGGGACATGAAGCAGGGTAAGAATATTCGCAGCATTGTGGAGTTCGGCTAG
- a CDS encoding oxygenase MpaB family protein, with translation MTALVESPATQDPVSRDWAQPVPELFDPLGVTASLGGQWLYLPAVGAAFIMQGMHPVIGDVTDRYSVADRDPAGRAIRSFDAVQQWIFGGKAAIEQGYWLRTMHKPLQMQGESGGRQGKHISALDPEAYAWVIATAYVAGRRVTPRFLGRDLTDEEDEQLFQDNRLLARITQVPERGYPRTRAEFWEYYDRMVGQVLINHPAVAENLGKLVDPLSGIEDSPLLRRLPRWVPSSLVVAALKPVLAPISRVFFVLTFGAMDQRVRDILGVAWTQRDERLLRRVFTAYRAAARVLPERVTYSPLAYHAREHQRVINRMRGRELANFAAHDKGEPSAVRRAQRASA, from the coding sequence GTGACTGCACTGGTGGAGTCCCCGGCAACGCAGGACCCGGTTTCGCGAGATTGGGCGCAGCCGGTGCCGGAGCTGTTCGATCCCCTCGGTGTGACCGCGTCCCTGGGTGGGCAATGGCTGTATCTGCCCGCTGTCGGTGCGGCGTTCATCATGCAGGGCATGCATCCGGTGATCGGGGATGTGACCGATCGGTACTCGGTGGCAGATCGAGACCCGGCGGGCCGGGCCATTCGTTCCTTTGACGCGGTGCAGCAGTGGATCTTCGGGGGTAAGGCCGCGATCGAGCAGGGTTACTGGTTACGCACGATGCACAAGCCGCTGCAGATGCAGGGTGAGAGCGGCGGGAGGCAGGGTAAGCACATCAGCGCCCTGGATCCGGAGGCGTATGCCTGGGTGATCGCGACGGCGTATGTGGCGGGGCGCCGGGTGACGCCGCGATTCCTGGGACGGGACCTGACCGACGAGGAAGACGAGCAGCTCTTTCAGGACAATCGTCTACTGGCCCGGATCACTCAGGTGCCCGAGCGTGGGTATCCCAGAACCCGCGCGGAGTTCTGGGAGTACTACGACCGCATGGTCGGGCAGGTTCTGATCAATCATCCTGCGGTCGCAGAGAATCTGGGGAAACTGGTCGATCCTTTGAGCGGCATCGAGGACTCACCGCTGCTGCGCCGGCTCCCGCGGTGGGTTCCCTCGAGTCTCGTGGTCGCAGCGTTAAAGCCCGTGCTGGCACCGATTTCCCGCGTTTTCTTCGTCCTGACTTTCGGGGCCATGGATCAGCGGGTGCGGGACATTCTCGGCGTCGCATGGACCCAGCGGGATGAGCGTCTGCTACGCAGGGTTTTCACCGCCTATCGTGCCGCCGCTCGGGTGCTGCCCGAGCGTGTCACCTATTCGCCGCTTGCCTACCATGCCCGCGAACATCAGCGAGTGATCAACCGGATGCGCGGCCGTGAACTGGCCAATTTCGCGGCGCACGACAAGGGCGAACCATCTGCCGTCCGGCGTGCCCAGCGGGCGAGTGCATGA
- a CDS encoding TetR/AcrR family transcriptional regulator: MASENRSSRLRKAPQQQRSRELVAKIVTATGQLLRTEGPEAITTNRIAAITGIGKGSIYQYFSTKDDIIMAAIRDAANRQLPGVRSALAANALAPPQQMMDSAIDMLIAFTTDNAPTLRYLNENPEFAREVEASSNMPVLMQTMMTLHVQQYRDQYHADLEAETIAWLFINSAITTTLMFFQTDRSPIDLQQLRVGLKRMAYGLLTS, translated from the coding sequence ATGGCATCGGAAAATCGCAGTTCACGGCTGCGCAAGGCGCCACAGCAGCAGAGATCGCGGGAACTGGTCGCAAAAATCGTGACGGCGACCGGGCAGCTGCTGCGCACCGAAGGCCCGGAGGCGATCACCACCAACCGCATTGCCGCCATCACGGGTATCGGCAAGGGCTCGATCTATCAGTACTTCAGCACCAAAGACGACATCATCATGGCCGCGATCCGGGACGCCGCTAACCGACAGCTGCCGGGTGTCCGGTCAGCGCTGGCGGCCAACGCACTGGCGCCACCGCAGCAGATGATGGACTCCGCCATCGACATGTTGATCGCGTTCACCACCGACAACGCCCCTACCCTGCGCTATCTCAACGAGAATCCCGAGTTCGCACGCGAGGTCGAGGCCAGCTCGAATATGCCGGTACTGATGCAGACGATGATGACCCTGCATGTTCAGCAGTATCGCGATCAGTACCACGCCGATCTGGAAGCGGAGACGATCGCGTGGCTCTTCATCAACTCGGCAATCACCACCACGCTGATGTTCTTCCAGACCGACCGGAGTCCGATCGATCTCCAACAACTGCGAGTGGGCCTCAAACGAATGGCATACGGTCTGCTGACTTCGTAG